From Pseudomonas asiatica, the proteins below share one genomic window:
- a CDS encoding REP-associated tyrosine transposase produces the protein MDRHGNHRLRQGRFSEPGRLYLLTTITRHRLPLFENLWFARSAIQQLRLSDREGSCRSLAWVLMPDHLHWLIELGPTSLGKLMCAFKSRSSCALYRTGAERQHIWQPGFYDRALRKEEDVKAAARYIIANPIRAGLVRRAGDYPHWDCVWL, from the coding sequence ATGGATCGTCACGGCAACCATCGCTTGCGCCAAGGGCGCTTTTCAGAGCCAGGCCGGCTCTACCTGCTAACCACCATCACACGCCATCGCCTCCCGTTGTTCGAGAACCTCTGGTTTGCGCGTTCGGCCATTCAGCAATTGCGGCTGAGTGATCGAGAGGGGAGTTGCCGTTCGCTGGCCTGGGTCTTGATGCCGGACCATTTGCACTGGCTGATCGAGCTTGGCCCGACCAGCCTGGGCAAACTCATGTGTGCCTTCAAGTCGCGAAGCAGTTGCGCGCTCTACCGTACAGGTGCCGAGCGACAGCACATCTGGCAACCCGGCTTTTACGACCGAGCGCTGCGCAAGGAGGAGGATGTAAAGGCCGCTGCCCGCTACATCATCGCCAATCCCATTCGGGCTGGCCTGGTGCGGCGGGCTGGTGATTATCCACATTGGGATTGTGTGTGGCTGTGA
- a CDS encoding MATE family efflux transporter — MTSLTTDWQHRPTHHKVWALAAPMILSNISVPLVALVDSTVIGHLPHAHQLGAVAVGATLFTFMVGLMGFLRMGSTGFAAQAAGRGDGAALRQVLVQGLLLAVGFALLIGLLALPFSQLALHAMQPSAALQQATEDFFHTRLLGLPAALASYALVGWFLGTQNARAPLAILLTTNLLNIALNLWFVLGLGWGVLGSARASVIAEWSAALLGLALTRPALRAYPGQIVWAALKRWQAWRPLLAVNRDIFLRSLALQLVFLLITVQGARLGEATVAANALLLNGLLLTAYALDGLAHAVEALCGHAIGARDRDTLRRSLVVACGWSLIISLGFAGLFLLGGHLFIDLQTDIESVRAAAYPYLPYLALLPLIAVWSYLLDGLFIGATRAREMRNAMLVSVVIALPLGVLMSGFGNHGLWLAFLGFMGLRAVTLGWVGWRLQEKGEWIQ, encoded by the coding sequence ATGACCTCACTGACCACCGACTGGCAGCACCGCCCCACCCACCACAAGGTCTGGGCCCTGGCCGCGCCGATGATCCTGTCCAACATCTCCGTGCCGCTGGTAGCCCTGGTCGACAGCACGGTCATCGGCCACCTCCCCCACGCCCACCAGTTGGGTGCCGTAGCCGTGGGCGCCACGCTGTTCACCTTCATGGTCGGCCTGATGGGCTTCCTGCGCATGGGCTCCACCGGCTTCGCCGCCCAGGCCGCCGGCCGAGGCGACGGGGCAGCGTTGCGCCAGGTACTGGTACAAGGGCTGTTGCTGGCGGTCGGCTTCGCCCTGCTGATCGGCCTGCTGGCCCTGCCCTTCAGCCAGCTGGCGCTGCACGCGATGCAACCCAGCGCGGCCCTGCAGCAAGCCACCGAAGACTTCTTCCATACCCGCTTGCTTGGCCTGCCCGCGGCACTGGCCAGCTACGCCCTGGTCGGCTGGTTCCTCGGCACCCAGAACGCGCGGGCGCCACTGGCCATCCTGCTGACCACCAACCTGCTGAACATCGCCTTGAACCTGTGGTTCGTGCTTGGCCTGGGCTGGGGCGTGCTAGGTTCGGCGCGGGCGTCGGTGATTGCAGAATGGAGCGCCGCCCTGCTCGGCCTGGCCCTGACTCGCCCGGCCCTGCGCGCCTACCCGGGGCAGATCGTGTGGGCGGCGCTCAAGCGCTGGCAGGCCTGGCGACCGCTGCTGGCGGTGAACCGCGACATCTTCCTGCGCAGCCTGGCGCTGCAACTGGTGTTCCTGCTGATCACCGTGCAAGGCGCTCGTCTGGGCGAAGCCACCGTGGCGGCCAATGCCCTGCTGCTCAACGGCCTGCTGCTGACTGCCTATGCGCTTGACGGGTTGGCGCACGCGGTAGAGGCCCTGTGCGGCCATGCCATTGGCGCCCGCGACCGCGACACATTGCGCCGCTCGCTGGTGGTGGCCTGTGGCTGGTCGCTGATCATCAGCCTGGGGTTTGCCGGGTTGTTCCTGCTGGGCGGGCACCTGTTCATCGATTTGCAGACCGACATCGAGAGTGTGCGGGCAGCGGCTTATCCGTACCTGCCGTACCTGGCATTGCTGCCGTTGATTGCGGTGTGGAGTTATTTGCTGGATGGCTTGTTCATAGGCGCGACCCGGGCGCGGGAGATGCGTAATGCGATGTTGGTTTCGGTGGTGATTGCGCTGCCCTTGGGGGTGCTCATGAGTGGGTTTGGCAACCATGGGTTGTGGTTGGCGTTTCTCGGGTTCATGGGGTTGCGGGCAGTGACGTTGGGGTGGGTGGGATGGCGGTTGCAGGAAAAAGGTGAGTGGATTCAGTAA